Genomic window (Ostrea edulis chromosome 9, xbOstEdul1.1, whole genome shotgun sequence):
CATGGGTTATCAATACCAAtgattcttttcattttaaaacatgcttttctgGCTTTTTCAATAAGCACAACTGTTGCTAAGTTAAACCTCCCATTACATTTCATCATAACACCTAAATAGCAGTATTTTGGTACAATTTGTATTGCCATTAATAGTAAATTCATTCCCTTGAGGTTTGCCATTTGAgttaaatatcaaaactttagattTATCGATCTACATTGACTTGCAGTTTCCAGTTTAAACAATAGTTACTGAGAATATCAAGGCTGTTCTGTAAACCACTTTTGCTTtcagaaaatattacaatatcatCAGCATATAACAGACAATTTACATGAACATTGTTTACTTGTACAGGAtcacattttccatttttcaagTCATTGACAATACGATCAATAAATACATTGAAGAGTATGGGGCTTAAGACATCCCCTTGTTTGACACCACATTCAGAATTGAATACATCACTTAAACCATCAGAAAATTTGATTCTACTCCTTGTGTTACTATACATGGAAAATAGAATATTAAACAATTTTTGGGAGATATTAGATTCAAGGAGTTTATAAAATAAACCTAATCTCCATACAGTGTCAAATGCTTTTCTCAGATCAATAAAAGCTGCatatacttttttgtttttgtaatggtcaattattgtttttatagaGAACAAGTGGTCTGATGTtctacaattttctttgaaaccaatttaattttcacttaTATCAGTGACATAGAGTTGACAAATTCAAGTAGCCTAGTATGGATTATTCTATTGAAAAGTTTTCCTAGATTTGAGGTAATTGATATACCTCTGTAGTTGCTTGGATCATGGTGTGACATATacctatcaaaattggtagggatcaccctagttttgacaattcttatatatatatttcaaataaaaaaaatgaatacagagcaaaaaaataaaaataaaaaaatcagtgCATTTGCCAAAATCATGACTTTGAACATGAAAGtaggaaatgatatttcaaatccaactttttaaaagaataatgAGGGTGATCGCTCGGTATATTCAAACAACCTGAAAGAAGTATAGCACTCTTGGTATGTAATTTTGCCTACATTGtacataaatacttttttcttgaatatcattttttacaaatattcttctATAccatgtcagtttatacttgtgtttacccaaattactcaataaagatatctatatatgttgatagtatctttatttgataagcataaacatcaccgttatattatatagagtatatagtagatgtaacgtaatttaaacaatattttattatgtataatacataaaaggattggacaacaggcgttgcctatataagccctctCCATACAAATACATGGTCATGATCATACAGATATAGttattatataatgataatgaagcaatataatattttaaaatacattgatatgtttaaCAGTTTCCATTTCTATGATAATTTACAGCTTGATGTATGACTGACAAATATAATTTAGGTATGGATATAGAAATTTACTACACaggaaaaagatataaacaagtTGGTTCTGtggtttgaaaatgaaaaattttaagaaattaaacaaatctatttgTAGACAAGATAAATTCAtgcacaattttgaaaattgtaacaTTTTGGTTATAACTGAGATTATTGTCAccatacaaaataaattctaaGGATAAAGGTAATTGTAATTGTAGAtcattaaaactttgtatcagtatttgtctattatatatatgtgtacaatattttggaCACTTCAGAAAAAAGTGAAGTGTGGTTTCAGGACTATTTTGACACAAGTCACAATTAGGATTTTCCCTAAGAAAGTGCTTAAATAAATCAGCATTAAGATTACTAGCTTTATTTCTCAATTGACAATGCAGTATATTTGCTTTTCGATTACCAtagttaaaataatttttaggTTTGATGCAATATATACTTTTGATGGCACGCTTGAAAGATATTAGTGTTGGAAGACTTCGAATACTCAAGGGTAGGTAATTCCACAATTTTATAGTCGAAGGGATAAAGCTATTCATATACGAAGTTGTTTTCGCTATTGGAATGTTAAATTTTAGAGTATCCTGGTTTCTTAATGAATAAGAGTTAGGAGGTAAAATACATTGCCAAAGTAAGTCCTGCAAATATAATCCATGAACTATCTTGTAGAATAGCACAAGTTTATGAATTTTCCTTCTTATTGCTAAGATATCCCATCCAAGTTCATTATAAAGTACCGATCTTGACGAATTTACCCTTAAACCTATAATTATTCGTGCTGCTGCAACTTGAACATCTTCAAGTAAATTAGAATCTCTGTACAATTATCCCAAACAATATTTGAGTATTCAAAGATGGGCCGAacataagaaaaataaatttttatcaatGAATCCCTTTTAAGTTGATACTTTAACATTCTTAAGACATTTAATCGTTGACATGCTTTGGCATGTATATGAAGTATATGCTTTTTCCAACTTCCATCTTTCTGGAATATTATTCCCAAGTGAGTATGAGtttcaacattttgaataaatGGCCCATGCTGACCAAATTTTACCTTAGGATGAGAAATATTCTTCCTACTAAAATCCATATTGACTGTTTCGATTGGGTTAAATTCAACTGCCCATTTACTAGACCACTGATGAATTTTTTCAATCAATGGTCACTGAATTTGCAGAATTGACAATGTCATCATTGACTATTCTATCAAGAGAAGTATCATCTGCAAAGAGTCTTAAAGGGTTTCTTATATCTATAGAGATATCATTGATAAACATAAGGAAAAGAAAGGGTCCTAAAACTGACCCTTGAGGGACTCCTGAattggtgtgtctaggggttgATGAAAAATCATCCAATACTACCTTTTGAGTTCTATcagataaataatttttaatccATCTAATCAATTGTTCTGAAATACCAGAATGCTTTAATTTATGTAAAATACCTATGTGCCATACTCTATCAAATGCTTTGGAGATATCATAGAAAACAAATCTTACATCATTGCCTTTATCAAGACAAGATATAATTGTATGATATATTTCAAGTAACTGGTTAGTTGTAGAATCACCTGGTTTAAACCCTGATTGATATTTGTTAATTATAACATTTTCTTGACAATAATTATACATAtgtttgaatataattttttctaaaattttacatacaactGATGTTATTGATATTGGCTGATAGCTATTTACATCCTGAGGGTCAcccttaattatttttatagataggagtgatgtaacgtaatgggcttaaaaaattgcaaactgttgcaaaaggtcaccctaaaccagaaataaaacactgaaattgttttactttaatatgactgtacataagtccatctgaggaaatttggtttaaggtggccctcttgttgaaaatagctaaaatataaaaaattgttctcaaaatttactttgagatttagcagcctgtcaaacgtGAAACCTTTAAACTTGCATGCCTGGGTGGCCTATTGGTTTAGGTGCTCAATAATCTTACACTTGATACATTCTGAGTTCAAGTGCAATATTTtcccaatctatttttttttttttgtccgtccgtccggggtcatgttttctggatttttttccataacgcatacatgtacaactttgaaatttggtcacaatttctccctcaagaattgtaagagtgagcttgcatttcagctggattggtccatccttgacctactctagggctataagtaggtcaaacagttttccggactttatTCTccttacagatacagatattgccctgaaatttacacataagcttcctttcagaggaatacattttcagtttgcatttcagctggattggtccgtccgtccgtgacctacattaggactaaaagtactaaaacagttttctggacATTTTTTCattggatacagatattgccctaaaatttagtcacaggcttcctcttggGGGATTACAagttcattttgaatttcagctggattgggcCGTccctgacctacttttggggttaaaataggtcaagcagttttctggacttttttcattacgaatacagatattgtgctgaaatttagtcacaggcctcctctcagaggaatacaagttcagtttgtatttcagctggattggtccatccttgacttacttttgagctaaaaataggtcaaacagttacagttttccgggcttttttcattatggatacagatactgccctgatatttagtcaaaggtttcctctcggaggaatacaagttcagtttgcatttcagctggattggcgcatTATGACCTACAGTACTATAGGGGTAGAATTAGTCACAACctcctctcagagaaatacataatacatcacatttcaaacatttcaacttaattggtgcaccatgacctactttagggctaaaagtagatcaaatggtttcctgaacttattatcatcatagatatagatattgcactgacattttgtcacatTACCTCAATCTCAGAGAAacacataatcagttcacatgtcagatggattggtgcaccatgacccactttaaggcttttctatttaGAATGtatgttgtatcaattcagagtgcacagtcaatatgcttccaggttgaatttcactgtctgacaggcgtatattgtaccgtttgagGTACTCTTgttttgggtcattttattgtgtgtgtgtgtataaattggatacataatgatttattttaacaaatattagtaattttcatcataacttccaatatttgcaagttacgacttaaagaaaaGGAATTTATTCTGAGATCACTGCatgtagttccgtttgtttacactaacctgttcctgtgtgcacaggattttcaaaccgtaatgtgtCTGAcaaaaagctaaacaaatactacaagaaaaggggcacaaatgcacagcatgtaaataagtaaaaataggtcaagggaggaaaatagctgttatacagtttgacttctcaaaagtaaatataaaaactataaaaacttgtgtagcaactgtcatatgatatttaggcaaaacTAAACACTCAAATTATCAAtcaaaggcaaatgaactgatgaaatctatAAAAGGTGCTGCAGccctgtaaaaaaaaacaactgtgAGCTAATTAATGcgatatgtaaaagggttgttgtgtgacatgaatgcacctatgaaaatattgtactgttcatcattccataTAGGAACattgtttattgattaaagaagAACtcgtataaatgtcagtaatgctaaactgtggcagttatttatcttggttaatgaaacattaaatcattgacCTTATATTTAAAACTAACACGCCTGCAGTCTATTATTGCAAACCGATGTTTTCCCTgtagatttctgagtcggccgtttTGTCAGCAAAAGCGCTTTACCTCTTTGCACTATTGTTTATGTTAGCACTCTTTAGTTATAAGTCACTTTCTGCCTAATGTTAGAGGGCCTGTAGTAAGTGTTTACAGTTTAGCATTTTAgcggtatctatatattggctaTGAATGAACTTCAGTCAAGCTTCACCTGAAGGAAAACGGGTCAAAAACCTGCATGTATAGTATACATTCCATATATTATGCACCCCTtctcataaaagaaaatctttaaaaaagtgtgcattatattcggcaaaatacggtaactgattttgaaaatggtCAAAAAAAAGTTTAGGGTCGGGGGTAAAAACTAGGGATGGTCAGGTAACtggaaccacacatatttttttatttggcctaaCCATATATTCATTTTTCAAGTATGTTGTTAAGGATAACAGTAATAAATGTAATTTAGAATTAGGCTAAATCTTGCATTTGATTACTTGTAgatatttattgtgttttctACTGCCTGATAAATTTACATGCGTTTTTGCACAGGTGCTTTTCTATTGTCCAAGTTCAGGTGGTAAATAGAAAGATAAATAAATTCAGAGTTACAATCCTTTTCAATTCAAACCTGTATTATCTATTTTTTACTCAGCTAGATCATAGCCAAGTTCACTTAGCTCTGTCCTACCATGTGTCTTGGATTTTACAATACCTTGCTGAGATTCATTCCCCTGTAAGTCAGTGACAATCACATGTTAAATGTCATCAGTTTCATAAATGCATCACTGAAAACCTATGATGTCTAACAACATTCAAGAATGTGTTGTACTTTCTAAATTGTGTTATAAAATTGCAGGTAAATATGAATGCAGTTCTTAGCAAGGAATTGCCTCACTCAACAAAACAAAGAGTGATGATGAATGTAATCTATCTGCTAGTGTGTGATTGTATTCTTAGTCATGAAACCTGATCATGTAAATGTAGTTCTTGctgcataattttaaaataaacaaaataaattttttaaaaacataaagtTTGTAAAAGATCTCAGTACAGTATTTACTTGCATGTGAAATGTTTAATGATTGTAGATGGCTGCAGTGGACTACTGCACAGTGCTGCCATTGTGGGACTTTGATAAAGACCCAGCAACAGTTGTAGATTATTATTTTGGACAAGAACCAAGGTTTGGCAATTGAAAATGATACAGTTTTCACCACTAAAATACTGTGTAGGATATGATCGATTCACATGTATAGCAGTAAAACTCAATTCAATGTATTCCAAGTCTGATGTTCTGATCTGGAATCAGTGGGAGCAACATtataatattaattttatttcaattttcaaatcattgttGATGTTTTCCATGGAAATCTTAATCTATTACCGGTAGTATATTACAAATTTGAAGGAGAAAATAACGGTTACCATGAAGGGCTATTTGGTAATTTTGTCATCAGAAATGTTTTTGATGTATTTTCTTAAAACTAGATTTAAATGATTGTGATTTATCATTGATGTTTAGCGGAGGAATTTCATTTTACCCAATGAAATTGCCAATTATTTTAATAAGATCTATGTATAAGATGGaagattttatatatagaatttttattttcaactacCGGTACCTTTGCAAAACTTTAATTAATATGTAGATTGTATTTTACCAGCTCACAAACAGATGTTAAAAATGATGAGAGTGGACCCCAGCTTTGTCAAGATATCAATCCAAGGAACTCCCTGCAGCTGACCAGGGTGGAAGGAGAGGAGGTTTGTTCCATGACCTTAACATGCAAACCTCAGTATCATATCAGTATCTGTGGTCTGCATGTGTACAGTCAGGCCAGACTGATGGAGATCTATGATGCCAGTGAAGGGTACCTAAAGACAGTGAGGGGCCAGAGAATGAGAGTTACTGAGGATGAAGAAGGGGGAGAGGAGTCAGAGATAGTGAACAGGTGTAGGACCTCATTGGATACTTGTTATGGATTAACCATCAAGGTCATTATCTATTTATAAACAGTTTAGACTCAGTTTTATCACATAGAATGACACCTGAAAATATCAGTGCtgctatatataaaatattaatgccAGTTTACATATAATTATGCTTTAAAAACCCATGCAGTTCAGAAAATGCTGCAAGTTTAGTGGTTGAAAATCTGGATTCCTGCATCATGAATCATGAATTTTTAACTGTTTGGATTACATGTTTGTAATATAGCCAAACTATATGCATGTGTATGATGAGGTTTATAAATACtcgacaaaataaaaaaaattaacagttgtgcttttgttttaatgttattaTGTTGTCGTTCTCAATTTGATCCTAATAATGTAGAATCAGATTTATGGCATCATAAACATGAGACGTTTTGCCACACGTTTTGGtattttgacataaaagggTCAGTGTTTTCATCTACAAAACATTGAGGCTTGGAGAAACTTTATTTCTATGCCATATATTCATCTTTTCATCACAATATATGTCAGTGATAGTGTTTgtttaaggtaaggtttgcggcattttgacatgtagcgaacaaagacatgttgcatatcagtatgttcagtaggaatttatcttttcaaaattgactttttaaaaaaatcgccCGTGTCAttttttgaccagatgggctttatttttgtgatgttttacattttcgagatctttgtacaaaagggaatactagtggtataaaaactacacaaggcaaacttatggggtaaaaagcaggtataattttttaaaaagagtattatctataagattatactaattggttgaaaatttttattttaaaacaccaaaaaatagcactttttatatcttgaataaaatttaaattggttggcatggcaacaaaaaatgtatattgaacaGCTTTATAAGATCTACATCAGaaaaaatttactttaaaaataatatttggaccataaatatttaagaaagcatatagaattactacccaccgggctttgtttccatggtaacagattaaaaagaattatttcatttatgcgatttatcactttgttttataattgtacaaattttgaagagtgcattgagcattttcatgaataagatacaattccagcccgaaaatgatatttatatttatttgtcaagtattgtagtatcacatttattagaaattaagatgttgagttttttttaaaattcaatacaatacaatattttcaatttcccGGCGGGTTTTCCATGGTCCTGCTTCGTCATAAATTCCGTGTTACATTAGCCCGAACCTGTCTTATAtactacatctttgaaataatttccCTCTCCTTGTTCCATTGCTTGATGTTTGGTTTACAACTGTAACCTTCGGGACAATATAAAGTATAAAGCCCGGtcagtggtggatttagaggagggggggggggggggtggtaacgtaaagttagtaaaaattacactaataaatctgttttatgtcgACATTATGCAAATGTTcctcagacaaaattaagactattttAAGATGTACTAGAGAAGATCCcttttttattcttacatgATCAGATCAGTCgtgttttctacatttcaaagttcatgtgATAAATCGCTCTATCAGTGCATGTAGatgtcatagcattgaaatatgaagTGCATGTAATTAGAGAGCATTGTcgggtttatttttaaaaatgcttgtgaatgtcataaaaattcctagcttcgttaatgtcgaaccttgtctttgtggatactattcacaaacaatgatcgatttataacagcatcaaaataaatcctactttccctaCTGAGCAAGATTCACAGAGATTACATGGTCACAACATAATATTAATGGAAATTAACCATAGCGCatactatatatgtatatataaaaaattgtagacttttatatcaaagaaaatttgagaaacattattattattttgtcatagaGGGTTACACATACGCcacttgacagcggtagtaGATAACAAGTGAATATTATGTCATTTTCCCTCGATTCAACTATGACGTGATGCACTTtttcattatgacatcataaagCGCGAACTGCACTGAGGTATATCCAGAGTTATTtccctgttgttgcaaaccttaccttaaagCTGTGCTCAGTGTATAGTAAAAATTTAGGAATTTCATCACATTTGATGCTAGGTGCTCCTGACAAGTGACTGTAcatattagaaataaattacatgtatgtgaagtAAAAGTGTGCATTGTACatgatatctttttaaaaagaataaaggAAGATGTAATGCTTTTAAAAGTTTAAGTTTTACTGGGGCTCAGAGAGTCTGTTATAATATATAATCCTTGTCCTTATTTCAGTTCCCAAGAGTTGAAGAGGTCAATTTCTTAAAGATCTACAAGATAGTCTTCATTCTTCATCCAGAACCAGAGGATGAATACAATTCAAAAGGGAATCAGTTGGGACAAATAaatatgtcaaaggtcaagagttaCGTTACTAATCTTGGAGACAACATTCCAGAGGGAGCAAGGGGGCTGATGCAGTCAATGGAACTGTTTCAGGAGGTAAGGACCATATTCTGACATTCAGAAAATCTTGTCTTGGCATTATCATAACTCGAAAGGTAATGattttgaatatctttaaaagtctGTCTGTGGAAATCAGGCAGAGGTTAATTGGCACATAAAATACTGGTATTTGGAATTTTGATTAAGTgggttttttatgcccccgagatcaaagatcggggggcatattgtttttgtcctgtctgtcattttgtaattctgtctgaaactttaaccttgctaataacttttgaacagtaagagatagagctttgatatttcacatgagtattccttgtgacaagacctttccgtgggtaccaacattttggaccccgtgaccttggagtttgacctactttttgaaaactttaaccttgcacataacttttgaacagtaagagatagagctttgatatttcacatgagtattccttgttgcaagatctttccgttggtattaaaccttttgacgttgacatttgacctactttaatttttttttttttacattggtcataacttctaaatggtaaatattagagctttcatattgtacatgagcatttcttttgacaagatctttctactggtaccaagatatttgcccttgtgaccttggccatcttaggaattggccattatcagggacatttgtgtttcacaaacacatcttgtttttttttgtttttgtttttgtttttataatttctttatttttgtttcatacaaacattgaactcaatataaaaagcatttgtttttgaaacacatacacacacaccacTCTCACTCTCTACACCTAAACACTTTCAAAGAGTGCACATACTGTACATAAAAAAAGGACTGATCTAGTGAAGTGGTTACTTGCATTGTTTAAAACAAAGTTTATACACTAtatgagaaagaaaaaaaaaatagcatgagtaataaatgaaatacatttaataACAGAGCTCtcaaaaatactttgaaacaatgaacattgtttttcaaaactATTCAATCTAAAATTTTGACATGCAGCATATTTCCCCACTTtctattttatctttaaatgtCAGACATAATAATCCACACATATTTGGCATTTTATTTTGCaatgaacaaatgaaaatatattgctTAGCACAGAGAATTGACTAAGTTTTAATCAATCACAAAATTTAACTTAGAAtatgtttgaaatatgaaaattggTCTCTTAACGCTATTTGTTTCTTGTAATATTCCacaattttccctatataaaccAACATAAAGGATAGATAACTCTTGTCGCTGCAGTAAAGTTTTAAAGAACACTAGATGAAACCCCGTGCAAGCGCAGGAAATCACAAATACTATTGCATAGAGGAAGGACTTTTTttaatgcgtgtttgaattgtattgaatgaaagatatctacaatttttaacatgaatttaagaataatttatgaataattgCATGTATTAGTtcttttatatttattgatatcatatacagtaaataaaacttgattattaggaagtcacttggagctccaaattaaatgttccttatcTAACATAAATAATCTCTCcctgtattgaaaattagataatgattttacgaatgcattTGTAATCCAATTGTAATCTGCAGTGGCAGATCTAtagaaggggggagggggggataaaagaagcaataatttcttccactcttggagaaataaatgacaaaatcttttgatttattgaactACATTTACTAggaaaacttacattttttccaaaaaacccttaaagtttgcatcattttattaatttcaccttgttaaaaatgacagaaaataataaaaataactacataggagacatatttcaagtcctataaaatctgtaaaatccaaaaGCTTCTGGGGACTTCGCCCCCTgaacccccaccagggcttcgtcctggacccactgggggcctcaaggcgacccccagaccccctgcctcataaagttgtcCCCCCTCCCCCAACCACAATTCCTTGATCCGCCCCTGATccgtcatgccgaatagttgaccaaagacagAATGAACTGTCGTTCATAATTTATAATTTGAAACTCAGTCttgcgaatgtgtttatacttattaatggtagtttttgtccagtgtgacaatttaagggcaaaattaatggtagtttttgtccagtgtgacaatttaagggcaaaattatgaTTACACGTtgtttcttctcgtcaaacaCAATAATCAATTCAAACATAatgcactacatgtatatgaatgaaaaacagaaaacctgctatattgtaaacagtggcctgatttcttggacattgtcaggtagtgtacaacctaatttcggtaaaatgtttcAACTTTAAAATTATAAGGTGCAAACTTCCCAAAACAGTTCCGGAACATTCAATATCTGatatattggacagttttcgacatattacttactttcatgatcaaacaaaataaaaacttttttgtttttttccatgtgtttgtacatatcagtaactgttGATAAATTATTAAACAAGTTgtaacagtgacttctataatcatGGGGAAaaattaccgtatatactcgcctattgGTCGGTTCGCCTgtaagtcggttgtatattttgtaggctattttggagggatttgccGTTGACCCACTTATAAGTCGGTATAacattttttaagaatcggttgacaatttctaACATTTTCACCTCTGTTTCACccgtttcaaataatattttgtgaaatgcgctgatatttattcattttctcaacaaatcaatttcaataatatacacttaagatgaataaaatctttaaaagatgtaaatacttgtattttatgcatataatacatgaataatataatatgtcCAGTCAACGTTAATCATGATTATCGTCGGAGTACgaagttgtttaaaaaatactctACATTATGCTGGCCAGAGAAATGTTAATCTTCTTAGGACTTGCCTGTAAGTCGGAtgtagagttttggaccaatttttaactcccaaaaatacgacttataggtgagtatatatacagtaagaacataaaaaaatatcagatgaatatcgtatttaaaaaGAGGTATAACGCttttgctgacgaaacggccgactcagaaatctaaaaggaaaacaccggtttccaataatagactggcgtgttatttttaaatataggcCAACGTTTTTAATGTTTCTTTAACCCACCTAAATAACTGCTGCAGTTTaacattactgacatttatacgagtcattctttaatcaataaaccatgttcctatgtggaatgatgaacagtgcaatattttcataggtgcattcatatcacacaacaacccttctacatatggcattacttaactcactgtctttttctgacatggCTGCAGCACCTTTGTCAGATTtaatcagttcatttgcctttagttgataattcgagtgtttagctttgcctAGATATtgtatgacagttgctacacgATTATTTATTTACCTTTGAGAAGTCAG
Coding sequences:
- the LOC125657811 gene encoding uncharacterized protein LOC125657811 isoform X2 is translated as MFMKGRMAAVDYCTVLPLWDFDKDPATVVDYYFGQEPSSQTDVKNDESGPQLCQDINPRNSLQLTRVEGEEVCSMTLTCKPQYHISICGLHVYSQARLMEIYDASEGYLKTVRGQRMRVTEDEEGGEESEIVNRCRTSLDTCYGLTIKFPRVEEVNFLKIYKIVFILHPEPEDEYNSKGNQLGQINMSKVKSYVTNLGDNIPEGARGLMQSMELFQENQRASMSGFHSFLGQKPPSAGSPMGMMGLMSVLSQMGIGSNQLPVHANTQSKLSSSSEQRTPDQPSNTKDRDSSDVFSMLHNICDKVSEMREEEKRTAQEADKNKMEESGTATEERPQLVDSTVGNSTDANPPEELRNEDGEVSTEPPKSLDIKLEALEQRLMCHLDLKVTEMEKRVNAKLDEILYLLQRNSAVNTGS
- the LOC125657811 gene encoding uncharacterized protein LOC125657811 isoform X3 — its product is MAAVDYCTVLPLWDFDKDPATVVDYYFGQEPSSQTDVKNDESGPQLCQDINPRNSLQLTRVEGEEVCSMTLTCKPQYHISICGLHVYSQARLMEIYDASEGYLKTVRGQRMRVTEDEEGGEESEIVNRCRTSLDTCYGLTIKFPRVEEVNFLKIYKIVFILHPEPEDEYNSKGNQLGQINMSKVKSYVTNLGDNIPEGARGLMQSMELFQENQRASMSGFHSFLGQKPPSAGSPMGMMGLMSVLSQMGIGSNQLPVHANTQSKLSSSSEQRTPDQPSNTKDRDSSDVFSMLHNICDKVSEMREEEKRTAQEADKNKMEESGTATEERPQLVDSTVGNSTDANPPEELRNEDGEVSTEPPKSLDIKLEALEQRLMCHLDLKVTEMEKRVNAKLDEILYLLQRNSAVNTGS
- the LOC125657811 gene encoding uncharacterized protein LOC125657811 isoform X1 gives rise to the protein MNAVLSKELPHSTKQRVMMNMAAVDYCTVLPLWDFDKDPATVVDYYFGQEPSSQTDVKNDESGPQLCQDINPRNSLQLTRVEGEEVCSMTLTCKPQYHISICGLHVYSQARLMEIYDASEGYLKTVRGQRMRVTEDEEGGEESEIVNRCRTSLDTCYGLTIKFPRVEEVNFLKIYKIVFILHPEPEDEYNSKGNQLGQINMSKVKSYVTNLGDNIPEGARGLMQSMELFQENQRASMSGFHSFLGQKPPSAGSPMGMMGLMSVLSQMGIGSNQLPVHANTQSKLSSSSEQRTPDQPSNTKDRDSSDVFSMLHNICDKVSEMREEEKRTAQEADKNKMEESGTATEERPQLVDSTVGNSTDANPPEELRNEDGEVSTEPPKSLDIKLEALEQRLMCHLDLKVTEMEKRVNAKLDEILYLLQRNSAVNTGS